Genomic segment of Anguilla rostrata isolate EN2019 chromosome 13, ASM1855537v3, whole genome shotgun sequence:
CGACCCCGCCCAGATCGCCCTCCAGTCCGCCGGCAACGAGGTCCTGCCCTTCATCTGCGGCAACGAGGAGGCGGTCACCGTCCTCACGGTCATCCTGGACGCGGACCTGACCAAGATGAGCGCCAGGCAACGCGTGGAGCTTCTGACCAAGATGAAGAAGTTCTCGGGCGTGGGCTTGCAGCACATGAAGATCCTGCCCGTGGTGAACAACCGGCTCTTCGACATGTCGGCCTTCATGGCCGGCCCCGGGAACGCCAAGAAGGTGGTGGAGAACGGCGccctgttgtcatggaaactgGGATGCGCCCTGGACCAGAGCAGCGTGCCCAACATCAGCAGCGTTCAGGCGCCCGCCAAGGAGGGGACCATGTCAGCGCAGCTGGGGTACCCTGTGGTGGGGTGGCACATCGCCAACAAGAAGCCGCACGTGGCCAAGCGCGTTAGGCGGCAGCTCAACAACACCCCGACCCCGGTACCGTCCATCCTGCCCCCGACGACGTACCCCGAACCCCCTGTGCGCATCGTGCCCACACCCACGTCCCCGTCCATCGCCCCACCCACCGACAGCTCCGCCCCTCCCGTCAGAGAACCCGTGCCTCTGCCAGTAAAGCCCACCATCAGGACCAGAGACTCCATCGCCCACACGCCCACCCTGGGGCCTCCCCAGCCGACCAGGGTCATGGACACCACCAGCACCATCGCCATCCAGGCCACCGTCACTAGGCCCGTGTTTGTGGAGGCCACGGcatcccccaccccagccaCATCCACCACCAGGAGGCCCAAAACCTCTACCTCCACCAAGAAGCCCAGGAAACCTAAGACTTCCACCCCGGCTCCCAGGGACACCAggaccaccaccaccaggccAACCAAGCACACTACCCCCTCGCCTGCGCTGCCTGACCCCAGCAACGGACCCCCGGTCCTGCGCAACCCCATTGACAAGGTCAATACCTTCGTGGGGACCTACTTCGAGGTGAAAATTCCTTCGGACACCTTCTATGACCGGGAGGACGGCACCACGGACAAGCTGAAACTGACCCTGCGGAAGAACCACAAGGAGGTGGCCGTGGAAGGCTCCTGGATCCAGTTTAACAGCACCAGCCAGCTGCTGTACGGCATGCCCGACGGGCAGCAAGTGGGCCTGCATGAGTACTTCATGCAGGCCACAGACAAGGGGGGCCTGAGCGCCACGGACGCTTTTGAGGTCCGGGTCAACCGCTGGCCCACCAGCGACAAGCCCCCGGTCCTGTTCAGCGTGCGTTTCGAGGGAGAGCCGCGCATGATCACCAACGACATCCACAAGAAGATCCAGCTGATCAAGGGCCTGGCGCTCTCGTTCGGTGACCGCAACAGCAGCACGGTCACCCTGAAGAACATCACCAAGGGCTCCATCGTGGTGGCGTGGACCAACAACTCCCTGCAGCAGGACCCCTGCCCCAGAGAGCAGATCCAGGCTATGAGCGACAGGATATCGAACGCCACCGGCCAGCCGTCCGAATCGTTCATCAAGAACATGGAGCCCGACTTCAAGCCCATGAATGTCAGTGTCAGAGGCACGGGCAGCTGCCGCAGGTATGTGTTCGTACCCCCGAGGGAGATTGACGAGGATGCCCCGATCGCTGTCACGCCCGCTCTGGGCACGGGGCGGCAGAGCACGGACGACGTGTACCTGCACACGGTCATCCCCGCTGTGGTGGTGGCGGCCATCTTGCTGATCGCCGGCATCATTGCCATGATCTGCTACCGCAAGAAGCGCAAGGGCAAGCTGACCATCGAGGACCAGGCCACGTTCATCAAGAAGGGCGTGCCCATCATCTTCGCTGACGAGCTGGACGACTCCAagcccccgccctcctccagcATGCCTTTGATCCTGCAGGAAGAGAAgcctcccctgcccccgcccgAGTACCCTAACATGGCCAGCCCCGAGACCACGCCCCTCAACCAGGACCTTTTGGGAGAATACACGGCTCTGCGGGACGAGGACCCCAACGCGCCCCCCTACCAGCCCCCACCACCCTTCACCACCCCCATGGAGGGGAAGGGCTCTCGCCCAAAGAACATGACCCCCTACAGATCCCCGCCACCTTACGTGCCCCCCTAGTGTTGACCTAAGCCTCCAGCCCAGGAGGAGAAGGGACGTCTTTGGTTCCACGCCAGTGTTGTCTGtctgggggagaggggtttGGGAAATAGGGCAGGGGGAAGGATTCGACAAAATTGGAGCGAGCTAGGGGGGTGTTGacaggatgggggtggggtgggtgggtcagctggaaaagggggaggaagggaagaaAGTAGGTCCTCACCTGTAAGGGTCTCCATGGCGACCTTCTTCAGTCTCACATACTTTGGCTACATGAGCTGAATAGCTACTAAGGGAGATGCTCCCTCCTGCCCAacgctttttgttttcttttttcctttttgtctttatcggttttctttttcttttttttgactgacTTTGAATCAAACTCTACTTGCCTAACAGCACTCTTTTATCTTCTGAactctttcttttaaataatacaaGAAGACAATAAAAACAGACTGCAGGCTGCAAAGTTTTTTgttagagggaaaaaaaaaatcacgtaagggggaaaaaaaaaattaataataaagaaacGAATACCGCCAGGAACCTGGACAGCCCTGCGGGCAGCACTGGGGTTGGGTTTTTGATTCAATAAGTTTTGCCTTTTAACACTAATTGTACTGTTTTTATCCTTATTCACGTGTCTAGCTAAAACGATCATAACAATTAgcctaaaaatgtaaaaagaaaggaaaaaaatcttttttcagtTAATCCGCTCTATATCTGAAAGATGTTCTGCTAGAttgtattttttggggggtgggtgggaatAAGTACCGGACTGAAATAACCTGCAGGAAAGCAGTTTTTCCCGCCGAAACGGCGCGTGTGCGCACGGTCAGAACAGGCACTCGCGCGCGGCTTCCACCGACACATCTCTTCTGCTGCCGAGCGAGGTATGGTAGGTTCAGTGCTGGGGGTCGGCAGAGCAACAcgttgcaaaaaaacaaaaaacacaaaacgtgATTTGACGGAGAgatgaggtcagaggtcatgctTATGGAGGCTCTCAAGCATAGCAGGCCCTGCGGACAGAGCCGACTTACTGAAAAATAGCAAAAAGCCCGTTTTCCCCACAAAATGGCGTTCTTCAACTTCATTCTTAATTTCATTGCGGTATGATCATAATTTTATGCCATTTTCTTCGTCTTTATGTGGCATTGCAACAAGTGTCTTGTACATAATGGTGTGCCTGTGACAATAAatgattatattaatattttttcaaaaagtcaTGATGAGCCCATAAAGTTTGTGTAGACAGAGTAGAGAGGGGAAAACTCTCCTGCAGTTTATTTTAGTTAAGgggtgattatttttttatgtagtgATGCTCTTGTTCTCACATTTGAAAAGAAAGTCCATTCAGATTCTATCATTGTGTGTTTGCGATCTGTCTGCGATTCAGAAGTCGTGATTCCCACTAGAGAAAGGAGAACAGCGCCACACGCTGATGGGAATTTAATGAGCAAAATCggtaaatacaaataaaaaaagattatataaACCTCAATctcatttttttacaaagtttttGATACAGCctcaaattgttttattaagaaaaataaatgaatagtgTACTGCAATTTGTAAAAGCATAGCTTAGTAGAGAACTGATTcagtatatgtatattattttctcatgggtcacttacattttttttccccccctctgaatTGAAATTTGTTAGATGTCCCATATCgtatgtaatcttttttttttttccttctaatCTCCTGATCACTTGTTTTCTTGGACAGTTAAAATGACTCACTTtatatctgatttttatttttattattttttttttttccagttctttGAATGTGACCCTTTGCAATAATGTTAGGTGTGGTGAAGTGATGAGGAGATGGTGCGGGCGGGATGGGGATGGTGAGCTGACCGTAACGGGCGGCGCTCAGAGTGCCAGGTTTTGCGCAGTCTGCATTTGCATCGGAGCTGGCCGTTGTGGAAGGGGGTAACGGTGTCCGTTTTTAACGCTAAACGATCCAACGACTAACCTAGCATAGTGTCTCTCCATTTAATGGAGAGCAGTTGACCTTTTATGCTACACATATACACTAtaaaatatagatttattttttaatcaataagCTTGGGTTAtaatctattttaaaatgcttccaTTTACCATGCATTGATTTATCAATATTAAAGTCCactgagtttttattttgattttttaattgcACCCTggtttgtctgctttttttttttgaagcccaTATGGGCATTACTTGGTTAATGTCTTTCATACTGACCCTTTCTGTTGTCAGAAGGAtgactactttaaaaaaaaaaaacatcaattacAAATCCTCTGTAAGTAAAAACTACTAAATGGTAAACAAAATGgttaaaagaggaagaaaaaaatgaaatcagtgtttctgtgcagtgttTCACCCTGACATCCTGAGGAGATGTGCGTTACTCTCAAGATCCCAGCTCCCCCCAGTCGCTTGTACAAGGTGCTAATGGAGTGCAGTGGAACCTTGGGTCGGGATTATGGGCTGATGTTGATGTTGCGGTGGGCGTGGCAGAGCTGAGAGGGTGAATCTGTGCAGGTGCTTTATCATTTAATGGGAGTCACGGGTGGCGCTCAGGTGTTGGGCCTTGCTGCCAAGGCCACCCTGATCAGGACCGGAGCAGCCGTACCTGTGACTGAGATCTACAGTGAATATTCCGGAGCGTTGTTGTTTTGTAAGTGGCCTTGTGTATTCCTAATGCAACAGCTGTATTCTTCAGTGCTTAGTGCGAATCACACTCGCTGACTGTCTACCGCAACTGACTCAAACAAGGGTTGAATGACATGATTTTGGAATGATTTGAGTTGGAGAAACCAAAgatgtaaattttaaaatggcagtctTCAGATGTTTTATTGCTACACTGTACGAGAAATGCGAAAGGACTCGAGGTAGTtgctgtatgtatttgtttCCAAAATGTCCTGTACCTTAAAATGCACATTGCTCCAGTGGTTGCTGTGGCAGTTACTGCAGTGGATTTAAAACACTCTGCTCCTCTATTTTGAGAAATGTCCGACACTGAAGAATACAGTGAACAGCAGACCTCCATGTTTTCTACAGCGGAAGGCCAGTACAGCACAAATATCAAGAGCAGTTAAATCTGTGTAACTGACTTGTTTGAGGTAGCTTGCTTCCTGGAACTAGCATCAGGTTGGATTGTGTGTCatactaactttttttttgtttgctttttgtttttcaaccCATTGACTTTTATGTTGCCTACAGAAATATAGGGATTGGTGTCGTGTCAAATCATATCAGCCTTacttctgtctctctgcagtacTCAAGCCTCTGATGGGGGGCAGCTTCTCTTTTTCATTGCAGTAGAAAGTAGCTTTTTGTTGCCCCTCCTTTGGGATTAACTAGTCCTTATAACTGGAATGTTGAGGATATTATCATTTGTATGAAGtgagaaaatattaataaggtagatttattttttaagtgttttctgtGGTACAGAAAGTTTTGGTCAGATCCCATTTcgtttgacatttttttgccttttacTTCCAACCCACCCCGCCCACACCCTCAACCCCAACCACAGCAGTGTGCCTGCACGACCTTCTGGCAGCACACAGTCTGGCCATTACAGTGGCTCACAGGAGGAGCTTATGGGGCCTCCACATAAGAAATCAAGTGAATAAGCAAGACCCAAAACCTCAAAAGAGACCCGAGGAAGAGGTCGTCCTAGCaacggtggggggtgggggagatgagagagagagtgggcgagagagcgagagggagcgAATGGATAACAAAACTCAAATTGCTCATACTTTGGGAAGCTGGATATTTGTCTGTTAACATGGCAACTTCAACCTAAAAATGGGGGTTCACACGAATGCTCAAGTAaagaataatacaaaaaatgcatagaaaatgcatttttttctttttactgtttttaatagcattgttttatttatgctaCTAGACACTGTATGTTGAAATCTTGtattaaaaaagtgttttcaccAAATATGTGACATGCTTCCTTATTGATTCTAGTTCCTTGTGGTGTCTAAATCTCTGAAATCAAATGTTTAGATTTGAAACTGGCAAATCAGAAATGGAAAATATCAAAATCAATTTAGTACCTCCTTCAATTAAGGTAGTTGACTGTTCAGCTACGGGTTACAACAAATAGATCACTACtgtaataagaaaaataataatgatttgacAAGTGAAAATGCAATGCCCAGAATGTATGATTTTGAAAAGTGCTCCTTGAAAAACCACTGTGCATAACATTGGtgcaaatggcaaaataaaactattatgTGTTCTGTTTGACCAATGATGTAGCTTCATACATGTGCTTAGTTCGTTTATCTGCACTGATGTAGTCAGTTTCACCTTACAGCATAATGTTCTATGTCAAAGTTTTCTTGAAATACTGAAACTCTCCTGtgcctgcatttttaaaaacctatatccagaacaaaataatgtaattttaatttaaatgaaggGTACTTGTCTGCAGTAGTGTTGACTTTTGTAACGGTGCCCAaagagttaaagtatttcagCTGCGtaatttgacccaggtctggcaggCCATTGATTTTTGATTTCAGCAAACCTGCTCCCTGAAGAGCATTTATGCAGTTTGTCATTTACCTGTGTTTCCCAGCATTCCAAAAGGCTCCTACTAATTATGTACAATGAATGTTGTGCTTACCATAAAGTTAGCCTTCCGTTAAAAGAAAGGGGGTATGAAAGTGCGgtctgccagttttttttcttttcttttttcatacaGCCAAACATTGCAATGTCATCTTTtgacttttttgtctttttccatAGCCAGGATAAAGGAAAACATGCCATTCGTAAATTTAAATTCCTAAATATCTTAACTTCCTttgataaatgtaaaacattaaacataattaaacCTTACAAATGGAGCGTATGAATAACTTGAAATAGTGTGCAATTATTTTGTATGTAAAAAGCACATGGAAACTGGTTTCAAACTATATTACATGATAAGTAAATTGGTATAAAATTTGCTGGTTTTTCCATGACAGGCTGCTTTCACACACCACTGCATCCTTCTGATATTGACTTGTATTATGACAGAGAAGCGGGAGtgctgtttgtggtgtgtgcgtgcgtacgtgcgtgtgagagagagattctgtgCATCTGTGCCGTTAGGATCATAGTGATATTTTCTTCACGATTAGATtacagatgtgtgtgcatgtgtgttattgTATGCTGcaatatattcaaatgaatcTAGCGCTTCTTCTGCCATTTACAAACATCATCATTAATCAAGGTGACTTTCCCCCCTAAACCATTGTTTGCCCATCACAGAGCTATAACcacattgtgttattttttacttttattgctTTATAAAGGGTTTGACAGTATTGCTGTTTGAATTCTGATGCCCTATACCCAACAGCTGCATGGGAATGATATATAAGTGAGTACACATCTTCTGTATAAATATTGATTGTATCATTGTGTAAACAATGAAGGAAGGAAAGCATATTAAAAGAATATTATTTTGCAAAAACTTATAGTTATTGCTTCTTAAACCTTAATCCTTCAGAGGGTCTCTTATTCCCAGGCACAATGAATTTATGTAGTGGTATTGCGTTCCTGTATGGGAAAGAGATTAATTTGTCTTCCAACATAGCCCTGTCCCTCAAATGGAATGGTGTGAAAGAATTCAGAGCAGAGAATGTGGCCTAGATATGTATGTACCCTTGTATGCCTTGGTGAAAATGATACACAGTACAAGAAATGCATTGGCTTTCCGCATATCAGCGCTAACCCCAGACAGCTTATGATTGGATAAAGGTGCTGTCCGTCACTGGTAACATTTTGGTCAATAGTGTAAATGCCATCTGATGGCAGTGGTGGCCAGTGAGAGAAAACGAAGACAGTGAAGTTGTTTGTTCACTTACTATTGGCTGGTTTGTAGACAGATACTGAATGGGTATTGTTGGTAAGCGGttatcttttttcttcccctaTGTTTTACATTGCTCAGTATCATGTCTTGTGAAGTGATATGGTACGTAGATCCAGTTTTTTGTGTCAGCCAATCGACCGGTCGAATCAGGAGACCATTACAAACAGTGCATTGATCTAAAATAAGTTGATAGCAGCTCTTCTCAGGAAACCCATTTCCACTTTACTGAGGAAGTGTCTCGTACAGCGAATGCTTCCGATTTGGCTTTTCTCATTGGCTACATGCAGTCAGAAAAGGGGGTAGCTCTTTCTCATATAGAAGGGGATTTTTCACAAAGTAGATATGCCTACTTTGGCTCCGACGTTAATTAGTGCCAATTCGTCCAAATACAATAGTCCTGGAAAGAatagtgggctaaaattcctccacagtgatgtgaaagactgatatcaaatcaaagaaatcatttaattgtagttattgctgctaagggtggtgcaaccagttaagGTGATAtgagtaatttatttttaccactaaataaatgaaacagtagtataaaaaatgtgttttgtgtttattctggttccctttgtctaatattacattttgtctaatgatATGAGACCATTCagcatgacaaatatgcaataatagaggaaatcaggaaggaggcaaatCTAGTGGTGTATATGTTATTAGGCTGGTATAAAAGcacatgcattgtttttattgagtAAACAAAACGTAGCGTTTTAAGTACACATGCTGAGAATGTTACACACCGGCAAAAAATTTCTTGAGAGATTATACTGAAAAAGGTTGTGgttttacaattaaaaaaataatttttctaaaataaaaagtctaaacagaagactcggcatttggaggccttggaagaaatcGCTTATCTGAGGAGGACAGTAAAAACAGCTTTGAGTCCTTCAGTGAAGGACATGATCCCATTTTGTATTGGCGAACGTAtgaatacattctcaaaatattttttattattattcagtatgtttataaataaggagtaggcctgattttgaataataaatgtggcatgGAGGTCGAATGGGGTCTTTGACTAAATCAAtggacctcaatcaatggattagtaaactagaCAGCTAATATAGTTTTTAATCTTCCAGACCTGCAGCTGCTTAGACCTAGAACACCTAGACATAGCTTAGAAAAAGCAATGCAGAATGCTctttttggtggtattgtcaacaaatttgaaccaggatttgtccagtgtTCTGGCTGTAGCCTGCACCAGGCACAGCGTCAAGCATCCATATCCACTCAAACACTCCTGCTGTGTTTGCGCTTCTGTTACCCGAGGGtaacctttcagaagagaccaggattacGCCTGTAGCCAAAAGGGctcaagaatagtaaccattttattttgggtgtgTCATTTTCAGGATTGTGTTAAAAAGGGGGTGCTACAGAAGgaacacaaatacaatttggctttctgaagctgaaatgtgtaatatttgAATACTACCAGAAGCACACAACATCATTTTATAGCAGCAAACATGTTAGCGGGTAGAAGTAAATGTAACCATGGAATTTGCCTAAAAACCTGGTTTCCACTGCTAAAAAGCTCAAGCCTAGTAAAAAGTATGCTGAAAATGTCCATGACCTGAAACACAAAGCTGTGTCCACAGAGGAAATGGCTCAGTGCTAAGTGAAAGCACCTCTGTAGATGAAGCTCAGAATGCAGctcaaatgtttttgtattttgaaaaagtTGCTCACCCTTAAAGACCAGGCTCTTAAATAGCTTGGTAAATTCTGTCTGAAGACGTTGTAAAAATTCTCCTCCTTAAGAAGTTCCTTAAACCTTGTGTAAGTACAGGAATTGGTTATCAAAATGAAAGGAGATGAAAATGTTATACCTGTTATGTGCTGCATGGTATTGCTGCAGATTTACTAAGGGCAAATCAGATTATCCCCTGTAGCTGTCCTTCTGTCCTTTGTTTCCTGCTGTCCTGAACTACGGAGTGCTCTGATTAGTAAAAGGAGTTTCAAGTGCTTCTCATCGATCTGTCTATAACATTTAATCTAActtaaaaagtattatttttaatgttttaggTTGTGTTTGAAGAATAAGATAATGATTTAATGTGCAGGTGAGTCAAGTCTACTTTTTTTTAGTGCCATCTCTTATGCGGTTCATGAAACTTTGCTTTCTCTACAAGATTAgctttgtgtgcagtgtttctgcatgttagaaatatattttaatttaatattttcctgtactggtaaaaaataaaaataaaatactgatttTTGGATTAGTGCATTAGTGTAATGTACTAGAAATTCAAGAGATTCTGTTTAATTCAGACCTGAGGAATAATTAGATATGTGCTGAAAGTATACATGGTGCAATTTCTATTCAGATTAAGCACAGTAAATTTAGAAAGCCAAGAGGAAGAATGAATAGTGCCTCAATTAGTAAACAAGCGTCTGTAGAGTGGTGAAATGGGAGAACCCAAAGCAGTCTTCAAACCCTTTTTACTGTTGACGTATTTTATGATCACTGATGCAAGTGGACATGCTTTTGTTACAATACCCCGAGAAAACTGAAATggcacattttcttttacattaatGGCATTTTTGGGGGAGATAAGTGCcgttattaaacatttatttaattaacttGGTCTTGGAAGTTGCAGCTGTGTAATAAAACAAACcatacaatgaaacaaaacacagtcaatGTATTGACTCAGGATTGTGTACTGGCAATGGTGTttcttatatatattttttcttttcttcttgtcaCATTGTGTCATCACATAAGCAATCAAGACTGACTAAGACACAAGATAACGAAACGCATCCCTCGCGGTACTGACCTTGAatctcttgtatgtttttggttCTAATTGTGCTCACTGAGGAACTGAAGCCGTAGCGATGAGATCGGCCCTGTCACAGCTGCCGGCATCCTCCCAACAATGGGAGCTGGAGAATGAATCCTACTCTTCCTTTCCATTTGCTTTTCTGTGTCATAAACCAACCTGTTAAATATTAAACTGTGACTGAATATACTtttgcaaaaaaagtttttttttttgtcggagAAGGAATTGTGCAATTGCGCGTGGGCAGGAGTGGCTTCTTCAGAAAGGCGAAGATAAAAAGTAATTCTGACTTCAAACGACAAACGCACTTTTGCAGCTAAAGCAAATGTGGGAACAGGCAAATGTTTTGGCTTTTGTTCTTTCTTGAAACTTTTTCCCTGCAGCTTTTCTTCAAACATGATctgccaacaacaacaacaacaacaaaaaacaaataacaaaaagaacTACCCACAacattaaatacaatatttatttcattattttattacttatcCAGAGCACAAAGCAAAGTACACATGGACACATATGCTACAAGAGTAAGATGCAAGAGAAGACAAATCAAACATCATGCTgtaaaagctgtttttgtgAACAAAGATGTTATTGAAAAAACATCATTAAAGTCAAGAAACCACAGAGTATTTTCCCTTAATGGGTGACACTCCATGCCAACCCAATGAAGAATCACAGTGACACTTAAATTAATGCTAAAATAAGATAATTACAACTCTGTCAGGTTCAACGTAGCTGATTTCCATGCCTGTATTGTTCTTTTTATGGTAAAAGATATGAAGATGCAAGCATACACCTACATTCCCATATATCATGTATATGCAT
This window contains:
- the dag1 gene encoding dystroglycan — translated: MLSRRRAGEGAGPGALSPGRTALPALLLALLVAGARGGWPEGQVEVLGELEASMSSSLLADWQEAVADVATATPPAAGFPDSSAVVGRVFHMKVPLKSWQAGSVVKITEADKDVLPSWLHWDLDSHTLQGIPLEADKGVHYISVSPSESNATESQASPSPDVFSIEVHPEEHADSDPAQIALQSAGNEVLPFICGNEEAVTVLTVILDADLTKMSARQRVELLTKMKKFSGVGLQHMKILPVVNNRLFDMSAFMAGPGNAKKVVENGALLSWKLGCALDQSSVPNISSVQAPAKEGTMSAQLGYPVVGWHIANKKPHVAKRVRRQLNNTPTPVPSILPPTTYPEPPVRIVPTPTSPSIAPPTDSSAPPVREPVPLPVKPTIRTRDSIAHTPTLGPPQPTRVMDTTSTIAIQATVTRPVFVEATASPTPATSTTRRPKTSTSTKKPRKPKTSTPAPRDTRTTTTRPTKHTTPSPALPDPSNGPPVLRNPIDKVNTFVGTYFEVKIPSDTFYDREDGTTDKLKLTLRKNHKEVAVEGSWIQFNSTSQLLYGMPDGQQVGLHEYFMQATDKGGLSATDAFEVRVNRWPTSDKPPVLFSVRFEGEPRMITNDIHKKIQLIKGLALSFGDRNSSTVTLKNITKGSIVVAWTNNSLQQDPCPREQIQAMSDRISNATGQPSESFIKNMEPDFKPMNVSVRGTGSCRRYVFVPPREIDEDAPIAVTPALGTGRQSTDDVYLHTVIPAVVVAAILLIAGIIAMICYRKKRKGKLTIEDQATFIKKGVPIIFADELDDSKPPPSSSMPLILQEEKPPLPPPEYPNMASPETTPLNQDLLGEYTALRDEDPNAPPYQPPPPFTTPMEGKGSRPKNMTPYRSPPPYVPP